Proteins encoded in a region of the Mycolicibacterium duvalii genome:
- a CDS encoding ABC transporter ATP-binding protein has product MQADTPTPTDDVIRVRDLTYRYPKADQAAVRGMDFAVARGEIFGFLGPSGAGKSTTQKLLVGLLRGHGGHARVWGRDPQEWGPDYYQRIGVSFELPNHYQKLTGAENLRFFASLYDVPTRDPMELLDAVGLREHADTRVGKYSKGMQMRLTFARALINDPELLFLDEPTSGLDPVNARNVRSMVLDLRARGRTVFLTTHDMATADELCDRVAFVVDGRIVALDAPSELKIARSRRRVRVEYRNSQGGLDSAEFPMEGLADDLEFHAILRRRHVETIHSREASLDDVFVEVTGRQLA; this is encoded by the coding sequence ATGCAGGCTGACACACCCACGCCGACGGATGACGTCATCCGGGTCCGTGACCTCACCTATCGCTACCCGAAAGCCGATCAGGCGGCGGTGCGGGGCATGGATTTCGCCGTCGCGCGCGGCGAGATCTTCGGCTTCCTCGGCCCCAGCGGGGCCGGTAAATCGACCACACAGAAGCTCCTCGTCGGTCTGCTCCGCGGCCACGGCGGACATGCGCGGGTCTGGGGCAGGGACCCGCAGGAGTGGGGCCCGGACTACTACCAGCGCATCGGGGTGTCCTTCGAGCTGCCCAATCACTACCAGAAGCTGACCGGTGCGGAGAACCTGCGCTTCTTCGCGTCGCTGTACGACGTGCCCACCCGCGACCCGATGGAACTGCTCGACGCGGTCGGACTGCGCGAGCATGCGGACACGCGGGTCGGCAAGTACTCCAAGGGAATGCAGATGCGGCTGACCTTCGCGCGCGCGCTGATCAACGACCCCGAACTGCTCTTTCTCGACGAACCCACGTCCGGCCTGGACCCGGTGAACGCGCGCAACGTCAGGAGCATGGTGCTCGACCTGCGGGCTCGGGGTCGCACCGTCTTTCTGACCACCCACGACATGGCGACTGCCGACGAATTGTGTGACCGGGTGGCGTTCGTCGTCGACGGCCGGATCGTGGCGCTCGACGCCCCGTCGGAACTCAAGATCGCCCGCAGTCGGCGCCGGGTCCGCGTGGAGTACCGCAACAGCCAGGGCGGCCTCGACAGCGCTGAGTTCCCGATGGAGGGCCTGGCTGATGACCTGGAGTTCCACGCGATCCTGCGCAGGCGTCACGTCGAGACGATCCACAGCCGCGAAGCCAGCCTGGACGATGTTTTCGTCGAGGTCACCGGACGGCAGTTGGCATGA
- a CDS encoding GbsR/MarR family transcriptional regulator — MMARVLAALLFTEHATLTMGELGEQLHASAGAVSGALRMLTSVGLVERVPVPGSRRDHYRLRDDAWAVHYTNQNEVIAAFRAAADAGVGVSGPDSVAGRRLAQMRDFYDFLLAEIPPILERWRQSKRPDR, encoded by the coding sequence ATGATGGCGCGGGTCCTGGCCGCCCTGTTGTTCACCGAGCACGCGACGTTGACGATGGGCGAGCTGGGCGAGCAGCTCCACGCCAGCGCGGGCGCGGTGTCGGGCGCCCTCAGGATGCTCACGTCGGTCGGCCTGGTCGAACGCGTTCCCGTTCCCGGCAGCCGGCGCGACCACTACCGGCTGCGCGACGACGCGTGGGCGGTGCACTACACGAATCAGAACGAGGTGATCGCGGCCTTCCGCGCGGCCGCCGACGCCGGAGTCGGCGTCTCCGGACCGGACAGTGTCGCCGGGCGACGGCTGGCCCAGATGCGCGACTTCTACGACTTCCTGCTCGCCGAGATCCCCCCAATCCTGGAGCGATGGCGCCAGAGTAAGCGACCGGACCGCTGA
- the ehuB gene encoding ectoine/hydroxyectoine ABC transporter substrate-binding protein EhuB, producing the protein MTAEMTKPTVRLAAVLRRAAIAGGLTAVLVAAAACSTTEPGTGNPAGEGSTLERIKADKKINVGFANERPYAYRENGQLVGEDPAIHGYIFDQIGGITLEPHLFEFGSLIQALNSERVDVVTAGMFITPQRCEQAAFSNPVYVATTSLLVPTGNPKGLSDYSSVADGDARLAVMNGAVEVDQAKGSGIPDDRLQIVADQQAGLDAVKSGRADAFALTSISLRALAADDNTVEVSEAFVPVIDGEEQIGAGAAVFRQNDTALREAFNEQLAELIQSPKWLELVEPYGFTEAERPDPELTAEQLCQG; encoded by the coding sequence ATGACAGCCGAGATGACCAAGCCCACCGTCCGTTTGGCCGCCGTCCTGCGCCGTGCCGCGATCGCCGGCGGTTTGACCGCCGTCCTGGTCGCCGCCGCGGCCTGCTCGACCACCGAACCCGGTACCGGAAATCCGGCCGGTGAAGGGAGCACTCTCGAACGCATCAAAGCCGACAAGAAGATCAACGTCGGCTTCGCCAACGAGCGTCCCTATGCCTACCGCGAGAACGGTCAACTCGTCGGCGAAGACCCGGCGATTCACGGCTACATCTTCGACCAGATCGGCGGAATCACTCTGGAGCCACATCTCTTCGAGTTCGGTTCGCTGATCCAGGCCCTCAATTCCGAGCGCGTCGATGTCGTGACCGCGGGCATGTTCATCACCCCGCAACGCTGCGAGCAGGCCGCCTTCAGCAACCCGGTGTATGTGGCCACCACATCCCTGCTGGTGCCGACCGGAAACCCCAAGGGGCTCAGCGATTACAGCTCCGTCGCCGACGGCGACGCCCGGCTCGCGGTGATGAACGGCGCCGTCGAGGTCGACCAGGCCAAGGGTTCGGGCATCCCCGACGACCGGCTGCAGATCGTCGCCGACCAGCAGGCCGGACTGGATGCGGTGAAGTCCGGTCGCGCGGACGCGTTCGCGCTGACCAGCATCTCGCTGCGCGCACTCGCCGCCGACGACAACACGGTCGAGGTCAGTGAGGCGTTCGTGCCGGTCATCGACGGCGAGGAGCAGATCGGTGCCGGCGCCGCGGTGTTCCGGCAGAACGACACCGCGTTGCGTGAGGCGTTCAACGAACAGCTTGCCGAGCTGATCCAGAGCCCCAAGTGGCTCGAGCTCGTCGAACCCTACGGGTTCACCGAGGCCGAGCGTCCCGACCCGGAACTGACGGCCGAACAGCTCTGCCAAGGCTGA
- the ehuC gene encoding ectoine/hydroxyectoine ABC transporter permease subunit EhuC, with the protein MLTELGDAAPLFLHGAWVTLLYTVLGALAALLVSFVFGLMALSGSMLVRGVSRTIVEFFRGTSLVIQLLWIFFVLPQLGLRFEPMAAATIAFGLNFGAYGSEIVRGAIASVPTPQWEATVALGLGRVQRMRRVILPQALPEMIPPFGNLWIQILKSSSLLYLIGITELTFEVKQLQFEIGSMAAFSIALVVYFLLAQALVAATRWVEVRTAARVGRGPKAVVVSAPGAVGTA; encoded by the coding sequence GTGCTCACCGAGCTCGGTGACGCCGCGCCGCTGTTCTTACACGGCGCCTGGGTGACGCTGCTGTACACGGTGCTCGGCGCGCTGGCAGCATTGCTGGTCTCGTTCGTGTTCGGGCTGATGGCGCTGTCGGGTTCGATGCTCGTGCGCGGCGTCTCCCGCACCATCGTGGAGTTCTTTCGCGGCACGTCGCTGGTGATCCAGCTGTTGTGGATCTTCTTCGTGCTGCCGCAGCTGGGGCTGAGGTTCGAGCCGATGGCGGCCGCCACCATCGCGTTCGGGCTGAACTTCGGGGCCTACGGGTCGGAAATCGTCCGCGGCGCAATCGCTTCGGTACCGACGCCGCAGTGGGAGGCCACCGTCGCTCTGGGGCTGGGGCGGGTCCAGCGGATGCGGCGGGTCATCCTGCCGCAGGCGTTGCCCGAGATGATCCCGCCGTTCGGCAATCTGTGGATCCAGATCCTCAAGAGCTCGTCGCTGCTGTACCTGATCGGCATCACCGAGCTGACCTTCGAGGTCAAACAGCTGCAGTTCGAGATCGGCAGCATGGCTGCCTTCAGCATCGCGCTGGTGGTGTACTTCCTGCTGGCCCAGGCCCTGGTCGCGGCGACGCGGTGGGTCGAGGTGCGCACGGCCGCCCGCGTGGGCCGCGGTCCGAAAGCCGTCGTCGTCAGCGCACCCGGGGCGGTGGGCACCGCGTGA
- the ehuD gene encoding ectoine/hydroxyectoine ABC transporter permease subunit EhuD encodes MTGERSLWDWDYAADVLPGLLTAFLKLTLGITAAASAVAIVAGLALVLLRRADSRWISWPAYAVIEFVRSTPIPIQLFFVYFGLPVLGIRPSALITGIAVLGVHYACYMSEVYRAGIDAIPPGQWEAATALSLPPYRTWRAVILPQVIRRVLPSTGNQVIALFKETPFLIVIGVAEMVTVANQFGGQNYRYIEPITIAGLIFLAASYPTSVLMRKLEIRLAQ; translated from the coding sequence GTGACCGGCGAACGCAGCCTGTGGGATTGGGACTACGCGGCAGACGTGCTGCCGGGACTGCTCACCGCGTTCCTGAAGCTGACCCTGGGGATCACCGCGGCGGCGTCGGCGGTGGCCATCGTGGCGGGGTTGGCGCTGGTGCTGCTGCGTCGCGCCGACAGCCGCTGGATCAGCTGGCCGGCGTATGCGGTGATTGAATTCGTGCGCAGCACCCCGATCCCGATCCAGTTGTTCTTCGTCTACTTCGGGCTCCCGGTGCTCGGCATCCGGCCCAGCGCGTTGATCACCGGCATCGCGGTGCTCGGCGTGCACTATGCCTGCTACATGTCGGAGGTCTACCGCGCCGGCATCGATGCCATCCCGCCGGGCCAGTGGGAGGCCGCCACCGCGTTGTCGCTGCCGCCCTACCGAACCTGGCGAGCCGTGATCCTGCCGCAGGTGATCCGCCGCGTTCTGCCGTCGACGGGCAATCAGGTGATCGCGCTGTTCAAGGAGACACCGTTCCTGATCGTCATCGGAGTGGCCGAGATGGTCACGGTGGCCAACCAGTTCGGTGGCCAGAACTACCGCTACATCGAACCCATCACCATCGCCGGCCTGATCTTCCTGGCGGCGAGTTACCCCACCTCGGTCCTGATGAGAAAGCTGGAGATTCGCCTTGCCCAGTGA